Within the Saccharopolyspora gloriosae genome, the region ACACCCGGACCCCGTTGCCGCACATCTCGGCGACCGAGCCGTCCGCGTTGCGGTAGTCCATGAACCACACGTCCGGGGCGATGTCGCCGGGAGCGTCGGGCACCGCGGCCGCGGGCACGACGCGCAGCACGCCATCGGCGCCCAGGCCGCGTCGCCGGTCGCACAGCGCGCGCACGTGGGAGTCGGTGAGCTTCAGTTCACCGTCCGGGTCGGGCAGCACGATGAAATCGTTCTGCGTGCCATGGCCCTTGGTGAACTCTGGTCCTTCGGAAAACCGCACGTGACGAGTCTACGTACGCAGCAGCGCACGGACACCGGGCACCGCGTTCGCGGGCTCGAACCAGTGGATGCGGTCGTCGCGGCGGAACCAGGAGCGCTGCTTGCGCACGAACTTCCTGGTCAGCCGGGCCGTCTCGGCCGCGGCGACGGTCATGTCACCGGAGCCGTCGAGTTCGGCCAGGACCTGCTGGTAGCCCAGCGCGCGCGACGCCGTCCGGCCGTGGCGGAGTCCGTGACCGAGCAGCTCCCGAACCTCGGCGACCAGCCCGGCGTCGAACATCCGGGTGACCCGTCGATCGACCCGGTCATCGAGTTCCGCGATCGGCCGGTCCAAACCGATCAGCACGGTGCCGTAGCGGGCCGGCCCGGGCACGGGCAGGTTCGCCGAGAACGGCTGCCCGGTGAGCTCGATGACCTCCAGCGCCCGCACGAGACGTCGCCCATTGGAGGGGATGATCGCTTCGGCTGCGGGCGGATCCAGTTCCGTCAGGTGCCGGTGCAGCGCCTCGGAGCCACGGGTTCGCAGCTCCTCCTCCCAACGCGCTCGCACCGCCGGGTCGGTGCCGGGGAATCTCAGGTCGTCGAGCACCGCCTGCACGTAGAGGCCGCTGCCGCCGACCAGCACGGGAGTGCGCCCGCGAGCGAGCACGTCCTCGACCGCGACCCGCGCCTCCCGCTGGTAGGCGGCGACGGAGGCCGCTTCCGTCACGTCGAGCACGTCGAGCAGGTGGTGCGGGACGCCGTGGCGTTCGGCTTCGGTGAGCTTGGCGGTGCCGATGTCCATGCCGCGGTAGAGCTGCATCGCGTCGGCGTTGATCACCTCGCCGCCGAACTCGGTCGCGACCTCGATGGCGAGGTCCGACTTGCCGGTGGCGGTAGGCCCGACGATCGCCACCGGTCGAGCTGTGGATGCGGCGGACACGGGGCCGACTGTAAAGGCCGTCGCGGTATTCGTTCCCGGCCGCTAGGCGACTCTGGACCACACCCCGACGTGGTAAGTGATGCCCAGCGGGGTGCCCGAGTAGAGCGATTCGGCCTGCCAGGTTCCGTTCGCGGCCACGCCTGCCGCGACCTGCCATGCGGCTCGGCTGTGCACGCCCAGCTCGGCGCACTCCTGCGAGTCCAGGCCGAGCAGACCGGCACCGTCGACGTCGCGCAGCGCCCTGCGCAGGGTCTCGTCGAGCTCCGGCGCCCGTGGATCCGGCGGGTGCGGTGACCGTTCGTCCTGGCGGCTGCCGCCTTCGGCGAGCACCAGCAGCGCCGTCTCCGGACCATCCGCGTCGAGCCGCGCGCCGAGCTCCGCAGCCTGCCGGGCCGGGGTGTCCGGTGCGAGCAGCCGCACGGTGACCGACCGCGCACCGGCCTGCGCACGCAGGAAACCCGCGATCAGCGCGGGCAGTGGCAGGTCCGGATCGGGTGCCGTCGAATCGTCATGCTCCCGCAGCGCCACCGGAACGTCGACGCCGTAGCCGGCGAACGTGCCGGCGGTGGGCGCCTCCACGACGGCCGGGCCGGAACGATCTACGCCGACAGCCACCCATTCGGTTGCGGCTTCCGTCAAACTGGTGGCGGCGCGCAGGCATGCGCTCCGCACGGGCTCGATCAACGAATTCGACCGCACGGTGAGTTCGGGGACGAGCAACGGCGGGTAAGGCACCACGGCGATGCGGGTGATCACACTCGTGCACGGTAAAGGTCACGGTCAGCGGTGAGCGGAGCAGGGACCCGATCAGGGCTCGGAACGGGCGGTGGCAGCCCGCGCCCCGGCCCCGCGTGCGCGGCTGCCGGCGGCGCGAGTGGTACCGCCGGAATTCCGGCGTCGGGGGCGACCTGTTTGAATGCGCCAGCGGAGATCGGACTCACCATGCGAGTCCGGATCGCCGCGCACCGGCCCCGCATGTGCGGGGCGCCCGTGCCCGGCACGGGCACCGAAGCGGGTACCCGAGGAGGATTCCGGTCATGACGCACCAGGACACGACCCCTGAGAGCACTGCGGGCGCCACGCCCGAGACGGCCGCGGCCGCCACTGGGACCGGGTCCACCTCGACGGCTCCCACGGTCCCGGCGGCTTCGGCGAATCCGGACCGGTGGGGCCGGGTGGACGAAGCAGGAACCGTGTGGGTGCGCACGGCGGACGGCGAGCGCTCCGTGGGTTCGTGGCAGGCGGGCGAGCCGTCAGAGGGCTTGGCGCACTTCGCGCGCAAGTTCGACGACCTGCGCACCGAGGCCGAGCTGCTGGAGAAGCGGCTCAGCACCCGATCCGGTGACGCGAAGCAGTCGCTGACCAGCGCCAAGCACCTGCGGGACGGGATTCCCGAAGCCGCCGTCGTCGGCGACCTCGAGGCCTTGCAAGCCCTGGTCGAGCACCTCGTGCAGCACGCCGAGAAGGCGGTCGAGGAAGCGAAGGCGCACAAGGAGAAGGCCCGCATCGACGCGGTGGCGCGCAAGGAGGCGCTGGCCGCCGAGGCCGAGCAGATCGCCGCGGAGGCGACGCACTGGAAGTCCGCCGGGGACCGGCTTCGCGGGATCCTCGACGAGTGGAAGTCGGTGCGCGGCGTCGACCGCAAGACCGACGAGCAGCTCTGGCGGCGGTTCTCCAAGGCTCGTGACGCGTTCAACCGCAGGCGCGGATCGCACTTCGCCGACCTCGACCGCCAGCGCGCGGCGTCGAAGGTCCGCAAGCAGGAACTGGTCGACGAGGCCGAATCGCTCACCGAATCGACGGATTGGGGCGCGACCGCGACGCGCTACAAGGATCTGATGGCGGAGTGGAAGGAGAGCGGCCGCGCGCCGAAGGACAGCGACGACGCGCTGTGGCAGCGGTTCCGCGCCGCGCAGGACGCGTTCTTCGCGCGCCGTTCGGCGGCGTTCTCGGAGCGCGACGCGGAGTTCGCGGAGAACGCGAAGCTGAAGGAGGCGCTGCTCACCGAGGCCGAGACGATCGACCCGAGTGCGGACCTGGCTGCGGCGCAGGCGCACCTGCAGCGGATTCAGCAGCGCTGGGACGAGATCGGCAAGGTGCCGCGGGAGCGGATGCGCGAGCTCGAAGGCCGGTTGCGCACCGTCGCAGACCGGGTGCGCTCGGCTTCGGACGCGCAGTGGCGCCGCACGGACCCGGAGGCACAGGCACGGGTCGACCAGTTCCGCGAACGGGTCGAGCAGTTCGAAGCGCAGGCCGAGAAGGCACGTGCGGCGGGCGACGAGAAGCGCGCGAAGAAGGCCGACGAGCAGGCCGGCCAGTGGCGCGTGTGGCTCTCGGCAGCCGAGCAGGCCTTGGCCGACCGCTGACCGGCACGAGGTGGGTGCCGCTGACCGGCACCCACCTCGTCACGGCCGCGTCAGTACGACCCTGAGCCACTGCACGGCGAGCACCACCATGCACAGGGCTGCGAGCACGAGGCCCCACGAAGGACCGCCGGTGGGCACGGTCTGGCGGGACCAGATCGCGATCATGCCTTCGAAGGACACGATGATCGCCGCCATTCCGGCCACCCAGGCGATCGCCCAGCGGCGGGTGGTGAGCGCGAGCGCTCCGATCAGCACGCCGACGATGGTGGCGTTCAACGCGAACAACCTGGGCAGCAGGCCGACGTCCAGCGACGGGTCGGCTTGCCCGAGCAGGATCTGCAGGCCGGTGGCGTCGCCGATCCACGGCAGCAGCGAACTGACGATCAGCACCAGGATCACGGCCGCGATGGTGACGGCCGTGCTGCCCGGGTCGATGCGGCGGAGCAGGTCGCGCTCGGCCTTGGAGAGTTGCCGCCGGTCGGCGCGATCCTGGTCGGTGCCGTTCGCCGGGTCCGATGATTCCGCGCGTTGCACGTGAGTACCTTCCTGCGATCCGGTTTCCGGGGCGTCCGCCGGTTCTTCCGGATCGGGACGGGATCGCCGGTCGTCGTCGCTCAACAGCCACATCCTTGTTCGGTCGCGGGCTCCGCCGCCGGGGCACCGAAGGAGGGCAACCCGAGGCTGACCCCGGAGGTCTTGGGTTTGCGGCCCTCTTCCCACCGGTCGCCCGCCGTGGTGCGGCGGTGCGCGGTGAGTTCGCCGTCGGCGACGAGGTGGTGCGGGGCGCCCCTGGTGATGCGGGTGTGCACGATGTCGCCGGGCCGGATCTCGCGGTCGATGGCGCCGCCCGGGTGGAAGTGCACGAGCCGCCCGTCCCGCGCCCGCCCGGAGAGCCTGCGGGTCTCGACGTCCTTGCGGCCTTCGCCTTCGGCGACGAGCAGTTCGACGTCGTGGCCGACGAGCTGCTTGTTGAGTTCCCAAGACATCTCGTTCTGCACCGCTACGAGCCGTTCGTAGCGTTCCTGCACGACTTCCTTGGGCAGCTGACCGGGCAGCTCGGCGGCGGGAGTACCGGGACGCTTGGAGTACTGGAAGGTGAAGGCCGTGCTGAAGCGCGCCTGGCGGACGACGTCGAGGGTCGCTTCGAAGTCCTCTTCGGTCTCGCCGGGGAATCCGACGATGAGATCCGTGGTGATCGACGCGTCCGGCATCGCCTCGCGCACCTTGCGCAGGATGTTCAGGTAGCGGTCCGAGCGGTAGGACCGGCGCATCGCCTTGAGCACCCGGTCGGAACCGGATTGCAGGGGCATGTGCAGCTGATGGCAGACGTTGGGGGTCTCGGCCATCGCCTCGATCACGTCGTCGGTGAAGTCGCGCGGGTGCGGCGAGGTGAAGCGCACGCGTTCGAGGCCGTTGATCTCACCGCAGGAGCGCAGCAGCTTGCCGAACGCGAGGCGGTCGCCGAACTCGACGCCGTAGGCGTTGACGTTCTGGCCGAGCAGCGTCACCTCGAGCACGCCTTCGTCGGCCAGTGCCTGGACTTCGGCGAGCACGTCGCCCGGCCTGCGGTCCTTCTCCTTGCCGCGCAGCGCGGGCACGATGCAGAACGTGCAGGTGTTGTTGCAGCCCACCGACACCGAGACCCAGCCCGAGTAGGCCGATTCGCGCCGGGCGGGCAGCGTGGAGGGGAACGTCTCCAGCGATTCGAGGATCTCGACCTCGGCCTCTTCGTTGTGCCGGGCGCGTTCGAGCAGCGTGGGCAGCGAGCCGAGGTTGTGGGTGCCGAACACGACGTCGACCCAGGGCGCGCGGCGGACGATCTCGCTGCGGTCCTTCTGCGCGAGGCAGCCGCCGACGGCGATCTGCATGCCGGGGTGCTCTTGCTTGGCCGGGCGGAGGCGGCCGAGGTTGCCGTAGAGCCGGTTGTCCGCGTTCTCCCGGACCGCGCAGGTGTTGAACACGACCACGTCGGGGTCGTGGTCCTTCGCGGCGCGCACGTAGCCGGCGTCTTCCAGCATTCCGGACAGCCGCTCGGAATCGTGCACGTTCATCTGACACCCGTACGTGCGGATGTCATATGTCCTGGAAACGCTCGTCGTGCTCACCCCGCCACCATATCGGCTGCTCAGGAGTGTTCGATGGCCGCCCGGAGCGCGGCTTCGCCGGCTCCGCCGAAGATCCTCTCCGGGCCTGCGCGGAAGCTTCGGGAGCTGGGACGACCTTCGATCTTCCCGGCAGGCGGGCCGGATCCGCCGACCGGCCGCACCCGCTGGGCCGCCCGGCCCCGCCCCCGGTTCTCACCGCTGTGCGGAATCCCCTGAACCCGAGGGCGGGCGAGATTTTCGGACCGTCGTGGAAATCGAATGAAAGCGCCCCACCACTCGGTCCGATTCATTCATAGTGGGCATTGTTCGAGTCGCCGACGGCCCCGATGAGGCCCAGATCCGAACACACGACGATGGCAAATGGCGCAATCAAGCCTCACCCGCCGGCACTACTACGAGTTATCCGCACAAGCGTCCGCACGAGCGAACCCGCCACCGTGCAAGCACGGACAGTCACCAGCCGCGACGAGCCGAGGACGCCCGAAAGGATCATCGAATCCACTGCCGACGAAACCCGTACACGCAGCTGGCGACGCTGTGAACAGATCTTGGGAGAATCCGGGAAAACCCTCGTCATTCCCGGCCGTGTAACCGAGTTGCAACCTGAGTTGACCCGCACCATATGGACTAATCGTGTCCGGCGGCTTAAATTTTCGCCATCAGATCCGGACTTCTCGGGCTAGGAGAGTGCATGACCGCAGGTTCCCCGGATTCGCCGATGATCCGCATGTCCTCGGTCGACAAGCACTTCGGGTCCCTGCACGTGTTGCAGGACATCGACCTGACGGTGCCCTCCGGCCAGGTCGTGGTCGTGCTCGGCCCCTCCGGATCGGGCAAGTCCACGCTGTGCCGCGCGATCAACCGGCTCGAACCCATCGACTCCGGCACCGTCGAGATCGACGGCAAGCCACTGCCCGCCGAAGGCCGCGCGCTCGCCGAGCTCCGCGCCGACGTGGGCATGGTGTTCCAGCAGTTCAACCTGTTCGCGCACAAGACGATCCTCGAGAACGTGCTGCTCGGCCCGATCAAGGTCCGCAAGCTGGACAAGGCCACCGCCGAGCAGGAGGCATCGGCCCTGCTGGAGCGCGTCGGCATCGCCGACCAGGCGCAGAAGTACCCCGCGCAGCTCTCCGGCGGCCAGCAGCAGCGAGCGGCCATCGCCCGCGCCCTGGCGATGAAACCGAAGGTCATGCTGTTCGACGAGCCGACCTCGGCGCTGGACCCGGAAATGGTCAACGAGGTGCTCGACGTGATGGCCGGGCTCGCCGCCGAGGGCATGACGATGCTCGTCGTCACGCACGAGATGGGCTTCGCCCGCCGCGCCGCGCACCGCGTGCTGTTCATGGCCGACGGCCGCATCGTCGAGGACTCCACGCCGAGCCGG harbors:
- the miaA gene encoding tRNA (adenosine(37)-N6)-dimethylallyltransferase MiaA yields the protein MSAASTARPVAIVGPTATGKSDLAIEVATEFGGEVINADAMQLYRGMDIGTAKLTEAERHGVPHHLLDVLDVTEAASVAAYQREARVAVEDVLARGRTPVLVGGSGLYVQAVLDDLRFPGTDPAVRARWEEELRTRGSEALHRHLTELDPPAAEAIIPSNGRRLVRALEVIELTGQPFSANLPVPGPARYGTVLIGLDRPIAELDDRVDRRVTRMFDAGLVAEVRELLGHGLRHGRTASRALGYQQVLAELDGSGDMTVAAAETARLTRKFVRKQRSWFRRDDRIHWFEPANAVPGVRALLRT
- a CDS encoding DUF349 domain-containing protein; protein product: MTHQDTTPESTAGATPETAAAATGTGSTSTAPTVPAASANPDRWGRVDEAGTVWVRTADGERSVGSWQAGEPSEGLAHFARKFDDLRTEAELLEKRLSTRSGDAKQSLTSAKHLRDGIPEAAVVGDLEALQALVEHLVQHAEKAVEEAKAHKEKARIDAVARKEALAAEAEQIAAEATHWKSAGDRLRGILDEWKSVRGVDRKTDEQLWRRFSKARDAFNRRRGSHFADLDRQRAASKVRKQELVDEAESLTESTDWGATATRYKDLMAEWKESGRAPKDSDDALWQRFRAAQDAFFARRSAAFSERDAEFAENAKLKEALLTEAETIDPSADLAAAQAHLQRIQQRWDEIGKVPRERMRELEGRLRTVADRVRSASDAQWRRTDPEAQARVDQFRERVEQFEAQAEKARAAGDEKRAKKADEQAGQWRVWLSAAEQALADR
- the miaB gene encoding tRNA (N6-isopentenyl adenosine(37)-C2)-methylthiotransferase MiaB → MSTTSVSRTYDIRTYGCQMNVHDSERLSGMLEDAGYVRAAKDHDPDVVVFNTCAVRENADNRLYGNLGRLRPAKQEHPGMQIAVGGCLAQKDRSEIVRRAPWVDVVFGTHNLGSLPTLLERARHNEEAEVEILESLETFPSTLPARRESAYSGWVSVSVGCNNTCTFCIVPALRGKEKDRRPGDVLAEVQALADEGVLEVTLLGQNVNAYGVEFGDRLAFGKLLRSCGEINGLERVRFTSPHPRDFTDDVIEAMAETPNVCHQLHMPLQSGSDRVLKAMRRSYRSDRYLNILRKVREAMPDASITTDLIVGFPGETEEDFEATLDVVRQARFSTAFTFQYSKRPGTPAAELPGQLPKEVVQERYERLVAVQNEMSWELNKQLVGHDVELLVAEGEGRKDVETRRLSGRARDGRLVHFHPGGAIDREIRPGDIVHTRITRGAPHHLVADGELTAHRRTTAGDRWEEGRKPKTSGVSLGLPSFGAPAAEPATEQGCGC
- a CDS encoding amino acid ABC transporter ATP-binding protein, encoding MIRMSSVDKHFGSLHVLQDIDLTVPSGQVVVVLGPSGSGKSTLCRAINRLEPIDSGTVEIDGKPLPAEGRALAELRADVGMVFQQFNLFAHKTILENVLLGPIKVRKLDKATAEQEASALLERVGIADQAQKYPAQLSGGQQQRAAIARALAMKPKVMLFDEPTSALDPEMVNEVLDVMAGLAAEGMTMLVVTHEMGFARRAAHRVLFMADGRIVEDSTPSRFFEAPESARAQDFLSKILTH